The Desulfovibrio aminophilus sequence GCCCGCGTGCAGCGCAGCGCCCACTACGCCCTCACCGGCAAGCTCGACCTGGAGTACCGGCTGGAGGAGCGCCGCCGTTCCCCCCTGAGCGTCTCGGCCGCCCGGCCGCGCTACCGGCCCTCCGTGAACGTGGACAACGACGAGAGCGACTTCCTCACCCGCATCGAGGTCAAGGCCGGGGACCGCCTCGGGCTCCTGCACGACATCGCCCTGGCCCTGCACCGCCTGGGCCTGGACATCCAGTCCGCGCGCATCGCCTCCTCCGGGGGGAGGGTGGCCGACGTGTTCTACGTCCGCGACGAGCTGGGGCAGAAGCTCGGCGGGCCGGAGCTGATCCGGGACGCCGGGCGCGCCCTGCTGGCGGCGGCGCGGGGCGAGGGCGGCAAGATTGATGGAACAATCGAACCATGATTATTGACATTTCGTATCAAGGGGGTACTGTGATTTCGCTGGAAAAAAGGGGGGGGAATGGGACTTGTCATGGAATTCCGGCGGAGGCCCGATGCCGGTCCGGGGGGCGGCGTCTGGCACTGGTGCCGCTCCTGCCGCCATCTCCCGGGCGACGAGCCCGGGGTGCAGGTGCGGCGGCTGGAGCCGGGGGACGTGCCCGAGGAGGGCGATCTTTGCGAGGAATGCGCGGCCCTGGGGGAACGCATGGGCTGCGGACTCATCCTGCACGGGGAATGACGTGTGGGACGGGGGGAAGAAAAAGGCGGGGCCTGGGCGGTATTGCGTAGAAGAAGCAAAAACGACCTTTTTTAGATGAGTTACAAAAGCCCCGTCAACCTGGCGGGGCTTTTTGCTGGTATTATGGCGTTACTCTCAACCTCGTGTTCTGGCTGGATATGCACGCCGGTGGGTAGCGCCCCCAGCGGTAAAAATCCCTCGGGGGAGAGGTCAAACCCGCACGGCGTCAAGACCCTTATGCTTTACGATGAACAGGAGGCGCAGGGCGGGGCCGCCGGGCTTTTTTACGCCACGTTCCCAATCAGAAACAAGATTCTTGGAAACGTTCAGGTAGCGGGCAAAGACCGGCTGCGACAGACGCTCTCTTTCACGAATTGCCCGGATGTCTTCCGGTGCCATGGCTTCGGCCGGGACAAGGCAGGATTCGTCGAACTCTTTCATGGTCATCTTGTCTATCAGGCCGAGCTTATGGAGATCTTCCATGGTTTCATGGATTGCGGCGCTAGCTCCACTCTTATAGTTCTTGGACATGACTACTCCTCTCTATGCTATTTCCACAAAAGTGCCCTCGCTGATCGCCTTTTCCAGGTCGCTCTCGGTCAAGGCGAACAGAGACTTCGCCATTTTCTTGAAGTCCTTCTCCTCCCTCTTGTCAATATTCGGCTGATCCGATTTGGCGAAACCGTACACGAAAAAGGAGCGG is a genomic window containing:
- a CDS encoding DNA-binding transcriptional regulator, which encodes MSKNYKSGASAAIHETMEDLHKLGLIDKMTMKEFDESCLVPAEAMAPEDIRAIRERERLSQPVFARYLNVSKNLVSDWERGVKKPGGPALRLLFIVKHKGLDAVRV